CTTCTCGGGCGTCGCCTGGGCCGGGTCCGAGCCGATGCGGCCGTCGGGGAAGCGGGCGCGATAGTCGTTGGCGTCGCGGATCGGGCCGAAGGGGGCGATCTTCGGCTCATAGGCGGCGGTCTTGATCCGGTCGGGATAGCCGGCCTGGGTCACGGCGATCTCGGACGGGGTGGCGTGGCTGCCGTGGCCGGTCGGGAAGATCTCCTCGCACAGCTTGTGCACGCCCGGCAGGTCCCACCAGTTGCGCAGCTTGAGCACGAAGGGCGGGCGCTCGGCCCAGGGCTCGGGCGTGAAGGACCAGTCGGCGTAGATCTCGGCGAAGGCGGCCTCGATGGTGGCGACGTTGCCGCCGTGGCCGTTGAGGAAATAGATGCGCTCGAAGCCGTGGCGCGTCAGCGACGACACCCAGTCGGCGATCGCCGCCATGAAGGTC
The nucleotide sequence above comes from Brevundimonas naejangsanensis. Encoded proteins:
- a CDS encoding creatininase family protein; this translates as MLIHLSSWPEIDERLKSGALLSKTVIVPIGSNEQHGPTGLLGTDWLCPEIIAHAAEKGDDSLVITPTFNIGMAQHHLAFPGTITLRPSTFMAAIADWVSSLTRHGFERIYFLNGHGGNVATIEAAFAEIYADWSFTPEPWAERPPFVLKLRNWWDLPGVHKLCEEIFPTGHGSHATPSEIAVTQAGYPDRIKTAAYEPKIAPFGPIRDANDYRARFPDGRIGSDPAQATPEKGQRIIDAAVPALIQDLTEFAQEVLPVA